Proteins from a single region of Butyrivibrio fibrisolvens:
- a CDS encoding prepilin-type N-terminal cleavage/methylation domain-containing protein: MGDNRNCLRDDSNGFSLIEVIIAVIILAILAVPLMRGFVITQKLNSRAGELEEYESLSQTIFEGSWNYSIEDIALMFNDPSLSSFIVPRSQFTSCKPLGNYYDEAGNFIGSESNIYEFAIDDFVVSSDTNKKYDVIVRYDASHYMGDESSSAARDASSYNYNAFEYSTAAIYDENVDYMFLMNEDDDEDAYEAIRVLLNDSTISDEELKKQVRREINITVEDNGTLIGGMPSSTVTANIKYYYPADADKDTPSSVMTYAGGTYTQTSNGTPYPRNIFICYYPDYYSDYSDRNLLDYIYVNNETNNKMSLVVAMQEPSGTGSSLTVNNVDDYWVHFVVNDPNCKAPSATSPNVTLRTNLGFNIIKLRDKNKNTSVDSCKDNNQAFLEYYYNSGTMNLNCWLADMDLMEVLPLDGSMVIGNVVYDTTVEFYEDDTYDKFTENYSKTEEPLLSMTSDEEES, encoded by the coding sequence ATGGGTGATAACAGAAATTGTCTCCGTGATGACAGCAATGGTTTTTCCCTTATAGAAGTTATTATAGCTGTTATTATACTTGCAATTCTGGCAGTTCCTCTTATGAGGGGCTTTGTTATCACGCAGAAATTAAACTCAAGAGCGGGCGAGCTGGAAGAGTATGAAAGCCTGTCCCAGACTATCTTTGAGGGAAGCTGGAACTATTCCATAGAAGATATAGCTCTTATGTTTAATGATCCGTCTCTATCTTCTTTTATAGTTCCAAGGTCTCAGTTTACTTCATGCAAGCCTCTTGGTAATTACTATGATGAAGCCGGAAATTTCATAGGAAGTGAGAGTAACATCTATGAATTTGCCATAGATGATTTTGTAGTGTCTTCAGATACTAACAAAAAATATGATGTCATAGTCAGATATGATGCCAGCCACTATATGGGAGATGAGTCATCTTCCGCAGCAAGAGATGCTTCTTCCTATAACTACAATGCTTTTGAATATAGTACGGCAGCTATCTATGATGAAAATGTCGATTATATGTTCCTTATGAATGAGGATGACGATGAGGATGCTTACGAGGCTATCCGCGTGCTTCTTAATGACAGTACTATTTCTGATGAAGAGTTAAAAAAGCAGGTCAGAAGAGAGATAAACATAACGGTAGAAGATAACGGAACACTTATTGGTGGCATGCCTTCATCAACCGTAACGGCTAATATCAAATATTATTATCCTGCAGATGCAGATAAAGATACGCCGTCTTCAGTTATGACCTATGCAGGCGGAACCTACACTCAGACATCAAACGGTACACCTTATCCAAGAAACATTTTTATCTGCTATTATCCCGACTATTACTCCGACTATTCTGACAGAAATCTTCTTGATTACATTTATGTAAATAACGAAACAAACAATAAGATGTCACTTGTTGTAGCAATGCAGGAGCCAAGTGGCACAGGTAGCAGCCTTACGGTTAATAACGTAGACGATTACTGGGTTCACTTTGTTGTTAACGATCCCAATTGTAAGGCGCCATCTGCAACATCACCCAATGTAACACTCAGAACAAATCTTGGATTTAATATCATAAAGCTTCGTGATAAAAATAAGAACACCAGCGTTGACAGCTGTAAGGATAACAACCAGGCCTTCCTTGAATATTACTACAATTCAGGAACAATGAACCTTAACTGCTGGCTTGCGGATATGGACCTGATGGAAGTCCTTCCTCTTGATGGCAGTATGGTCATCGGAAATGTTGTATACGACACCACAGTAGAGTTTTATGAAGATGATACCTATGACAAGTTTACAGAGAACTATAGCAAGACAGAAGAACCTCTTCTTTCAATGACAAGTGATGAAGAGGAGAGCTAA
- a CDS encoding ATP-binding protein, whose product MIGCLIAVVSVFIMLGFGQKSRFNDFGEDEYEYEIFDDGWKQIYEDGTVADLESFPTRVDTEDGRITIYNKLPIGIKEGSWIAITGYTAIVRIYIGEELRALYSLRPGESGYGSRTSPSAHVFAKLYVNDGGKIVRIEVESESMFKGWLGEVLIGSQGGIWGYYAYNTMSASMITLVLGSVSIITIIISSYFVFATKRPSTVLYLALGILCICIWRLGSTPTSNTFMQYETADLKGLFECACQILVFAPVPFLLFADCLHSGRYKFIYRITIGICIVYAVVASILHYCNIAYFAGTLRFTFAMILSALMLVLIVSIVDLVSRRTKDYKAVSIGLIIFMAIMVCELIRLYSDIKAVSSLVYVLGMLVLLVSAVAEAVLGMVKTHSQKIIAEAAGERKTEFLSLMSHRIRTPVNTISGMAELIERETENNDIKSYAGSIRNAVRMLMSLINDMLDVEKSEKEKIDLEIREYNLAPLLVDCVTLLVSRARQDGLEFVTNVSPELPSVLYGDPVRMMQIITNILTNAVKYTSRGTVTFIADKEYVNGVFYLRITVRDTGIGIKPEDIGEIFSSYNRVDEKENRHIEGTGLGLSITKKLVDAMEGDIKVESEYGKGSEFTITIPQKVINEEPIGGLEEAIRKYTQKNVSYKELFQAPEARVLVVDDNRMNIEVFIGLLKETRIQIDTAGGGDEAYEKARTNKYDVIFMDHMMPEPDGIQTLHLLKNNYMAMSYSTPVVALTANATPSAEKMYLSEGFAAYMSKPVDSRKLENLLLKLLPKEKINRIT is encoded by the coding sequence ATGATAGGATGCCTGATAGCTGTCGTATCTGTATTTATCATGCTTGGGTTTGGTCAGAAAAGCAGATTTAATGACTTTGGTGAAGATGAATACGAGTATGAGATTTTTGATGATGGCTGGAAACAGATCTATGAAGATGGAACAGTAGCTGATCTTGAGTCTTTTCCAACAAGGGTAGATACGGAAGATGGAAGGATCACTATCTATAATAAGCTTCCTATTGGGATCAAAGAAGGTTCATGGATTGCAATTACAGGTTATACGGCAATAGTCAGGATCTATATTGGTGAAGAGCTAAGAGCCTTGTACTCACTGCGCCCCGGAGAGTCGGGATATGGTTCAAGAACAAGTCCTTCGGCTCATGTTTTTGCAAAGCTCTATGTAAATGACGGAGGCAAGATAGTTAGGATAGAAGTTGAATCCGAGTCAATGTTCAAAGGATGGCTTGGTGAAGTTCTTATAGGATCTCAGGGCGGAATATGGGGATATTATGCTTATAACACCATGAGCGCTTCCATGATAACACTGGTTTTGGGATCAGTATCCATAATCACTATTATCATTTCATCGTATTTTGTGTTTGCCACAAAGAGACCATCTACAGTTTTGTATCTTGCTCTTGGAATATTGTGTATCTGTATCTGGCGACTTGGTTCCACGCCTACAAGTAATACCTTTATGCAGTACGAAACAGCAGACCTTAAAGGGCTTTTCGAGTGTGCATGCCAGATCCTGGTATTTGCACCTGTTCCGTTCCTGCTTTTTGCTGACTGTCTTCATTCAGGAAGATACAAATTCATTTACAGAATTACGATTGGAATATGTATCGTTTATGCAGTTGTTGCTTCGATTCTCCATTATTGCAACATTGCTTATTTTGCAGGGACGCTGCGATTTACATTTGCCATGATCCTTTCGGCACTGATGCTGGTTCTTATAGTGTCGATCGTTGATCTGGTAAGTCGCAGGACCAAAGATTATAAAGCGGTATCGATAGGTCTTATCATATTCATGGCGATAATGGTATGCGAGCTTATAAGACTGTATTCAGACATAAAAGCAGTATCATCACTGGTCTATGTTCTTGGAATGCTTGTCCTTCTAGTTTCGGCTGTTGCCGAAGCTGTTCTTGGCATGGTCAAGACTCATAGCCAGAAGATAATCGCAGAGGCAGCAGGTGAAAGAAAGACAGAGTTTCTGTCACTTATGTCGCACAGGATAAGAACTCCTGTTAATACCATATCCGGAATGGCTGAGCTTATCGAAAGGGAGACAGAAAATAACGATATCAAGTCATATGCCGGCAGTATAAGAAATGCTGTAAGAATGCTCATGTCACTTATAAATGACATGCTTGATGTTGAGAAGTCAGAAAAAGAAAAGATCGATCTTGAGATCAGGGAATACAATCTGGCACCTCTTCTTGTAGACTGCGTAACCCTGCTTGTTTCCAGAGCAAGACAGGACGGACTTGAATTTGTGACTAATGTAAGCCCTGAACTTCCTTCTGTTTTGTATGGTGATCCAGTAAGGATGATGCAGATAATCACCAACATTCTTACTAATGCAGTTAAGTATACAAGCAGGGGGACAGTAACTTTTATTGCAGATAAAGAGTATGTGAACGGAGTATTTTATCTGCGCATCACAGTAAGAGATACCGGAATCGGAATTAAGCCTGAGGATATCGGAGAGATCTTTAGTTCTTATAACAGAGTTGATGAAAAAGAGAACCGCCATATAGAAGGAACAGGTCTTGGTCTGTCCATCACCAAAAAACTGGTTGATGCCATGGAAGGTGATATCAAAGTTGAAAGTGAATATGGCAAGGGATCTGAATTCACCATAACTATTCCTCAGAAGGTTATAAATGAAGAGCCTATAGGAGGCCTTGAAGAAGCGATCAGAAAGTACACTCAGAAGAATGTATCTTATAAAGAACTGTTCCAGGCACCTGAAGCAAGAGTTCTTGTTGTTGATGATAACAGGATGAACATAGAAGTATTCATAGGTTTGTTAAAAGAGACCAGGATACAGATAGATACTGCAGGTGGCGGAGATGAAGCTTATGAAAAGGCACGGACTAATAAGTATGATGTTATTTTCATGGATCATATGATGCCGGAGCCTGATGGAATACAGACTCTCCACCTTCTCAAGAATAACTATATGGCAATGAGCTATTCTACGCCGGTGGTTGCACTTACTGCAAATGCAACGCCAAGCGCAGAGAAGATGTATCTTAGCGAAGGCTTTGCGGCTTATATGTCAAAGCCTGTAGATTCGAGGAAGCTTGAAAATCTGCTCTTAAAGCTTCTTCCTAAAGAGAAGATTAATAGGATCACATAA
- a CDS encoding EAL domain-containing protein, protein MSNVIGYEAYNIDVEVAFLIVSLIFFVFMNGTKPRRTTSYVYVFFGMLFSIIAPAISIAIAYIASDMTYEKLGMLRICMLSYIIIYSLILFDVSMYLCTLPYRNRSKESWYRIFCMAFVALMDLYCITSLFSGNMISYTGGELADISAFIIKMNHCGLVSSTFSLVFALTVTKDMPKVVRTIIFTVYPLCVLLLILQRTNTSHIILAMTYVIPLAVFFILFHSNPYDEILGLQNAYSLESRFEDNIFLKKPFYIGYLIIPSFNRLDFSKPTPEMADAFEAIVSYCRLAEDKYPNLYIYKQSAGTFTFIYEAPQTEENEKALDELGDIAEKTIKDIDNLATIIMIDMPCFKEIKTIAMAREMVNMLSKKHVNPLDNFRYRATLEDNKKFQERYRIEQELLDIRFRKDPDDERVVCYAQPIFEVESQSFRTAEALMRLKINGEMVSPGLFIPIAEETNCIHALTLVMLEKVCMELQKLEKEYDFECISVNCSAKEFTLPGLSEEVLGIIKKYGVDPKKIRLELTESAVADDNNKLKKNMYKLREQGISFYLDDFGTGYSAMARVIDLPFRTIKFDKTLLYQSIEDERMDGIVSNMIETLKNSGIMTLVEGVESDAQNDYSIIHGFEYIQGFHYAKPVPISELRNYFTKIKK, encoded by the coding sequence TTGTCTAATGTAATCGGATATGAGGCATACAATATTGATGTAGAAGTTGCATTTTTAATAGTATCTTTGATCTTCTTTGTTTTTATGAACGGGACAAAACCAAGGAGAACAACAAGCTATGTGTATGTTTTCTTCGGAATGCTTTTTAGCATAATAGCTCCCGCTATTTCGATTGCAATTGCTTATATTGCATCGGATATGACTTATGAAAAATTAGGAATGCTGCGAATATGCATGCTTTCATACATCATTATCTACTCACTTATACTATTTGACGTTTCAATGTATTTGTGTACTCTTCCTTACAGGAACAGGAGTAAGGAAAGCTGGTACAGAATTTTTTGCATGGCATTTGTTGCCCTTATGGACCTCTATTGTATTACGTCGCTCTTTAGCGGAAATATGATTTCTTATACCGGCGGAGAGCTGGCAGACATAAGCGCATTTATAATCAAGATGAATCATTGCGGCCTTGTAAGCAGTACCTTTTCCTTAGTATTCGCCCTTACTGTTACCAAAGATATGCCGAAGGTTGTAAGAACTATCATATTCACAGTGTATCCTTTGTGTGTACTTCTTCTTATACTTCAAAGGACTAATACTTCTCACATAATACTGGCCATGACATATGTTATTCCACTGGCTGTATTCTTTATTTTGTTCCATTCCAACCCATACGATGAGATACTTGGTCTACAAAATGCCTACTCGTTGGAGAGCCGTTTTGAAGACAATATATTTTTGAAAAAGCCGTTCTATATAGGCTATTTGATAATTCCTTCATTTAACAGACTGGATTTCTCCAAGCCAACTCCCGAGATGGCAGATGCTTTTGAAGCAATCGTGTCATATTGCAGGCTGGCAGAAGATAAATATCCCAATCTCTATATTTACAAACAAAGTGCGGGAACTTTTACCTTTATCTATGAAGCACCCCAGACTGAAGAAAATGAAAAAGCACTTGATGAGCTTGGCGATATAGCTGAAAAGACCATTAAGGATATCGACAATCTTGCGACGATAATAATGATCGATATGCCTTGCTTCAAGGAGATCAAGACTATCGCTATGGCAAGAGAGATGGTAAACATGCTATCCAAAAAGCATGTTAATCCGCTTGATAACTTCAGATACAGGGCTACTTTGGAAGATAACAAGAAATTCCAAGAAAGATACAGGATAGAGCAGGAGCTTCTTGATATAAGATTTAGAAAAGATCCTGATGATGAAAGAGTTGTGTGCTATGCACAGCCAATCTTCGAAGTTGAATCACAGTCTTTTAGAACAGCAGAAGCCCTGATGAGATTAAAGATAAATGGAGAAATGGTAAGTCCCGGTCTTTTTATTCCTATCGCTGAAGAAACTAACTGCATACATGCACTTACTCTTGTTATGTTGGAGAAGGTATGCATGGAACTTCAAAAGCTGGAAAAAGAATACGACTTTGAATGTATCAGTGTTAACTGTTCAGCCAAGGAGTTTACATTACCCGGACTTTCAGAAGAAGTACTTGGCATTATCAAAAAGTACGGCGTAGATCCTAAAAAGATCCGTCTTGAGCTTACTGAGAGTGCAGTAGCAGATGATAATAACAAGCTTAAGAAAAATATGTACAAGCTGCGTGAACAGGGTATTTCATTTTATCTTGATGACTTTGGTACAGGTTATTCTGCTATGGCAAGAGTTATCGACCTTCCGTTTAGGACTATCAAGTTCGATAAGACTCTTTTGTATCAGTCGATCGAAGATGAGCGTATGGACGGTATTGTTTCAAATATGATCGAGACTTTGAAAAACAGCGGCATCATGACTTTAGTAGAAGGTGTAGAGTCAGATGCACAGAATGATTACAGTATCATTCATGGTTTTGAATATATACAGGGATTCCACTATGCAAAGCCTGTACCTATCAGTGAACTGAGGAACTATTTTACAAAAATAAAAAAATAG
- a CDS encoding A24 family peptidase yields the protein MHDLPVVFYVLLFIYGIVIGSFVNVLIYRLPKHEDFVKIRSHCTSCGYQLRWFDLIPIVSWVIYGGKCRKCGQKISAQYPLIEALNGILYVLVGIVYGISIDTILLCLASSILVAISVIDFRTMIIPPGLNIAIGILGVIRMLFDLRHFLEYIIGFAAVAGFLLILYVISKGRWIGGGDIKLMAATGLLIGWKLNILAFFLGCIYGSIIHLIRMKISGKGHVLALGPYLAGGVMTAVLVGEKIINWYFGTIM from the coding sequence ATGCATGATCTGCCTGTAGTATTTTACGTTTTATTGTTCATATATGGCATAGTTATTGGAAGCTTTGTAAATGTTTTGATATACAGACTTCCCAAGCATGAAGACTTTGTCAAAATACGTTCGCATTGCACAAGCTGTGGGTATCAGCTTCGGTGGTTCGATCTGATACCTATAGTATCTTGGGTTATATACGGGGGAAAGTGCAGAAAATGTGGTCAGAAAATATCAGCACAATACCCACTTATTGAAGCTCTAAACGGAATACTTTATGTACTTGTAGGAATCGTATATGGAATCAGTATAGATACCATTCTGCTGTGCCTTGCATCATCAATACTTGTTGCAATATCAGTGATCGATTTCAGGACCATGATAATTCCGCCGGGGCTGAACATAGCTATTGGAATCCTTGGAGTGATCAGAATGTTATTCGATCTGAGACACTTTTTAGAATACATTATAGGATTTGCCGCTGTAGCAGGTTTTCTTTTGATATTGTATGTGATCTCCAAAGGAAGATGGATCGGCGGCGGAGATATAAAGCTTATGGCAGCCACGGGACTGCTCATAGGATGGAAACTTAATATACTGGCTTTTTTCCTGGGATGCATTTATGGAAGCATCATACATCTTATCCGTATGAAGATAAGTGGAAAAGGCCATGTGCTTGCTCTTGGACCATATCTTGCAGGCGGCGTGATGACAGCGGTCCTTGTGGGCGAAAAGATCATCAATTGGTATTTTGGAACGATAATGTGA
- the pilM gene encoding pilus assembly protein PilM, protein MAKVLSIEIGTTLTEIVEMDYKVRNPKVYKSLMISTPEGVLDEGMLYGYEHFADALKKMIKSKGFKAKKAIFSISSNRIASREVEIPYLKENQIRDYVLANATDYFPVDITEYNISYSILEHLQNEDGGKAIRINALAVPNELLESYREFAKEAGLELEAIDYDGNSLYQAVKKECGVGSQIVIKIDEKSTIVTVMKDGVQSLTRTVPYGIEEAVDTIIYSHIYSDNTSHSEAISYLRTVKCVNPAFDMEAYRKAKAEEKAKALAEAQAQAAGEGGDSDSQDGAGQNIDGFGQGMDFFGFNGDGSESDGSGISPDGSDAFGSSGADSGSSDAFGSGADGSGDAFGGSGTDSGNSVAFGSGTADSGSYSSAGAMSMDGSAGSGVAVIEDEEEDVSPQLLEIREHVTFSFENLVSGLSTVLDLYYSRTKGQKIDRVLLTGIGGTIQGMDELITNTLDVPAQQIRSLEGIQLGKVFKSGIFGEYIGCIGATIKPVDFLIKEKKVKNAGTDIVSIGRLVFIGCVGASVVMLAMSLPPYLDASNTNKTLRSQLQSVVSIIPIYQKYTLSKQAYEFVNDAYSQKDEPVAHIVEFLEEMEEKMPADVLVSTINSDNDSISITMSVSTKEEAADVYQQFCTFKSLEYVTIENLTDETTDAGDGLVTFTLVGVYAEKSEEDVEGEEGEIDNTEETESVEAAEDGDVVFSSEDTSAEGSSVSGSGATDEDLGEEDAGDGSTDEELEESADGGTEESAADETSTD, encoded by the coding sequence ATGGCTAAAGTCCTAAGTATCGAGATCGGAACCACATTAACAGAAATAGTTGAAATGGATTATAAGGTCAGGAATCCTAAGGTTTACAAGAGCCTTATGATATCCACACCTGAAGGCGTTCTTGATGAAGGAATGCTTTATGGCTATGAGCATTTTGCTGATGCTCTTAAGAAGATGATCAAGAGCAAAGGCTTTAAGGCCAAAAAAGCGATCTTCTCAATTTCTTCAAACAGGATTGCTTCAAGGGAAGTGGAGATTCCTTATCTTAAGGAAAACCAGATAAGAGATTATGTACTTGCAAATGCTACAGATTATTTCCCTGTAGATATCACAGAGTACAACATTTCGTATTCAATACTGGAGCACCTTCAGAATGAAGATGGCGGCAAGGCGATAAGGATCAATGCGCTTGCAGTTCCTAATGAGCTTTTGGAAAGCTACAGGGAATTTGCAAAAGAAGCAGGACTTGAACTTGAAGCGATCGACTATGATGGTAACTCCTTGTATCAGGCTGTCAAAAAAGAATGCGGCGTTGGAAGTCAGATCGTTATCAAGATAGATGAAAAGAGCACTATCGTAACTGTAATGAAGGATGGTGTTCAGTCGCTTACAAGAACCGTTCCATATGGTATCGAGGAAGCGGTTGATACTATCATCTATAGTCATATCTATTCTGATAATACATCCCATTCTGAGGCTATTAGCTACCTCAGAACGGTTAAGTGCGTAAATCCGGCCTTTGATATGGAGGCATATCGTAAGGCTAAGGCTGAAGAAAAGGCCAAGGCATTGGCCGAGGCTCAGGCGCAGGCTGCAGGTGAAGGTGGTGATTCTGATAGTCAGGATGGTGCTGGCCAGAACATAGATGGCTTTGGCCAGGGCATGGATTTCTTCGGATTTAACGGAGATGGGTCAGAGAGCGACGGTAGTGGAATCTCTCCTGATGGCAGTGATGCATTTGGAAGTAGTGGAGCTGACAGCGGCAGCAGTGATGCATTTGGAAGTGGCGCTGATGGTAGCGGTGATGCATTTGGAGGTAGCGGCACTGATAGTGGTAACAGTGTAGCGTTTGGAAGTGGCACAGCTGATAGCGGTTCCTATAGTAGTGCTGGCGCTATGAGCATGGATGGAAGCGCAGGTTCAGGCGTAGCTGTTATAGAAGACGAGGAAGAAGATGTCAGTCCTCAGCTTTTGGAAATTCGCGAGCACGTTACCTTCTCGTTTGAGAATCTTGTAAGTGGCCTTTCCACAGTTCTCGATCTTTACTATTCAAGAACCAAAGGCCAGAAGATAGACAGAGTACTCCTTACAGGTATCGGCGGAACCATTCAGGGAATGGACGAACTTATAACCAATACCCTCGATGTTCCTGCCCAGCAGATAAGAAGTCTTGAAGGAATACAGCTTGGAAAGGTATTCAAGTCAGGAATCTTCGGCGAATACATTGGATGTATCGGCGCAACTATTAAGCCTGTAGATTTTCTTATCAAGGAAAAGAAGGTTAAGAACGCCGGAACAGACATAGTATCGATCGGAAGACTTGTATTTATAGGCTGCGTTGGAGCATCAGTAGTTATGCTGGCTATGTCCCTTCCACCATACCTTGATGCAAGTAACACCAACAAGACCTTGAGATCGCAACTTCAGTCTGTTGTAAGCATCATTCCTATATATCAAAAGTATACTTTGTCAAAACAGGCTTATGAATTTGTGAATGATGCCTATTCGCAAAAAGATGAGCCGGTAGCTCATATAGTTGAGTTCCTCGAAGAGATGGAAGAGAAGATGCCGGCAGATGTTCTGGTATCAACGATCAACAGTGATAACGACAGCATATCCATCACAATGTCAGTAAGTACCAAAGAAGAAGCTGCAGATGTATACCAGCAGTTCTGTACATTCAAGTCTCTTGAATATGTAACGATAGAAAATCTTACGGATGAAACCACAGATGCAGGAGACGGCCTCGTAACCTTCACACTTGTTGGCGTATATGCTGAAAAGAGCGAAGAAGATGTTGAGGGTGAAGAAGGAGAAATTGATAATACTGAAGAAACTGAATCTGTAGAAGCTGCGGAAGATGGCGATGTAGTCTTTTCTTCTGAAGATACATCAGCAGAGGGATCAAGTGTTTCGGGTAGTGGAGCAACTGATGAAGATTTAGGAGAAGAAGATGCAGGCGACGGCTCTACAGATGAAGAGCTAGAAGAGTCTGCTGATGGAGGCACAGAAGAGTCTGCAGCAGATGAAACAAGTACTGATTAA
- a CDS encoding MATE family efflux transporter, whose translation MNNTMQNQKDNSRSLIAPASFYLHVMAIALPIMIQNGITNVVGMLDNLMVGQLNTEAMSGVSIVNQLLFVFYLCIFGGLAGIGIFSAQFWGKKDFKGMQYTVRAKMILALLLTAVGLFVLYVFRSELIGMFLHEGGDTGDLELTMKFAISYLFVMYIGLLPMAITNVYASTLRETGQTVLPMCAGIIAVFVNLIGNYILIYGKFGAPALGVTGAALATVISRFVEMFIVVTWTHTNPDKNPYIKGCYKSIHIPRDLVFNFIKKGAPLLANEALWSMGMTMLVQCYSVRGLESIAAFNINNSLSNVFNIVFIAMGSATSILLGQELGAGRLSGAKLYALRLTLFSVILSSISGLMLFIIAPVFPDLYNTSDQIKHIALGLLRVNSICMPLYAFTNSAYFTIRSGGKTFITFLFDSCFCWIVSFPVAFVLSRYTNLPLVWMFLTVQSMDLIKSVIGFIIVIRGKWIHDLTSYAGS comes from the coding sequence ATGAATAACACAATGCAGAATCAAAAAGATAATTCCAGATCACTGATCGCACCGGCTTCTTTTTACCTCCATGTAATGGCTATCGCCCTTCCGATCATGATCCAGAACGGAATCACCAACGTTGTCGGTATGCTTGATAACCTTATGGTTGGTCAGCTCAATACTGAAGCCATGTCAGGAGTTTCCATCGTCAACCAGCTCCTGTTCGTATTTTATCTGTGTATTTTTGGCGGACTTGCCGGAATCGGAATTTTCAGCGCCCAGTTCTGGGGCAAAAAAGATTTTAAGGGAATGCAGTATACAGTTCGTGCCAAGATGATACTTGCACTTCTACTTACTGCAGTAGGACTCTTCGTTTTATATGTGTTCAGATCTGAACTTATCGGAATGTTCCTTCACGAAGGCGGAGATACAGGCGATCTGGAACTTACAATGAAGTTTGCCATATCTTATCTTTTTGTTATGTATATAGGCCTTCTTCCAATGGCTATCACTAACGTATATGCATCAACTTTAAGAGAGACCGGTCAGACTGTTCTTCCTATGTGCGCCGGTATCATAGCTGTATTTGTAAATCTTATCGGCAACTATATCCTTATTTATGGTAAATTCGGAGCACCGGCACTTGGCGTTACAGGTGCTGCTCTTGCTACAGTCATTTCAAGATTTGTCGAGATGTTCATAGTAGTTACCTGGACTCATACGAATCCTGATAAGAACCCTTATATCAAGGGATGCTACAAGAGCATACATATCCCGAGAGACCTTGTTTTCAATTTCATCAAAAAAGGAGCGCCTCTTCTTGCCAACGAAGCGCTCTGGTCCATGGGTATGACAATGCTGGTTCAGTGCTACTCTGTAAGAGGTCTTGAATCCATAGCAGCATTTAACATCAACAATTCTCTTTCCAATGTTTTTAATATAGTTTTTATAGCAATGGGAAGTGCTACATCGATACTCCTTGGTCAGGAGCTGGGTGCAGGAAGACTCTCTGGTGCAAAGCTTTATGCCCTGCGACTTACTCTTTTTTCAGTAATACTTAGTTCCATATCAGGATTGATGCTCTTTATAATAGCACCGGTATTCCCTGATCTTTACAACACTAGTGATCAGATCAAGCACATAGCCCTTGGACTTTTACGAGTTAATTCAATATGCATGCCACTTTATGCATTTACCAACTCAGCGTACTTTACTATCAGATCCGGTGGAAAGACCTTTATCACTTTCCTTTTTGACAGCTGCTTTTGCTGGATAGTGTCTTTCCCGGTTGCATTTGTACTTTCAAGATACACAAACCTTCCACTTGTATGGATGTTCCTTACAGTTCAGTCCATGGATCTTATCAAATCCGTGATAGGCTTTATAATCGTTATTCGCGGCAAGTGGATACACGACCTGACGTCCTACGCAGGCAGTTAA
- a CDS encoding S24 family peptidase has protein sequence MRSKSPELKEKIKEFIIKFHKDNMRDPSTAEIGRGLSIDKSTAYRYLVAMNKEGMLDYSEGRISTDSTMKMDENMTAAPLMQDGIMCGAPETESSDIDSYVQLPTALFGSGELFILHAVGDSMEDAGIDSGDLLVIRKTETARQGDIVVALNEDGENTLKRLKYDAGLKRLVLHPENTQRGYDDIIPDKIIIQGVLSSVIKRFS, from the coding sequence ATGAGATCCAAGAGTCCTGAACTAAAAGAGAAGATCAAAGAATTCATCATAAAATTCCATAAAGACAATATGCGTGATCCTTCCACTGCAGAAATTGGAAGAGGACTTTCGATAGATAAGAGCACGGCCTACAGATACCTGGTTGCCATGAACAAAGAGGGAATGCTTGATTATAGTGAAGGTCGTATCAGCACAGACTCAACCATGAAGATGGATGAGAATATGACCGCAGCTCCCCTTATGCAGGACGGTATCATGTGCGGAGCACCTGAGACTGAGAGCAGTGACATAGATAGCTACGTACAGCTTCCGACAGCACTTTTTGGAAGCGGAGAACTATTCATACTTCACGCTGTTGGAGATTCGATGGAAGATGCCGGCATAGATTCCGGTGACCTCCTTGTTATCAGGAAGACGGAGACCGCAAGACAGGGAGACATAGTAGTAGCACTTAATGAAGATGGAGAGAATACTCTTAAGAGACTTAAATATGATGCCGGTCTTAAAAGACTGGTACTACATCCTGAGAATACTCAGAGAGGATACGACGACATAATACCCGATAAGATCATCATTCAAGGTGTCCTTTCTTCAGTGATAAAAAGATTTTCCTGA